A single genomic interval of Chitinophaga sp. 180180018-3 harbors:
- a CDS encoding PDDEXK nuclease domain-containing protein, with the protein MDNRFEDIVRLIKQSRANAIRVVNAELISLYWNVGAYIKQKLSAAEWGDKTVEELAIFIQKNNPELKGFNRSGLYRMVQFFETYVSSQFVASLRQQTQHIDNEENKIVAPAGTQFEPQDIRNTVLVQLSWTHHRTIFSRCKTDEERQFYIQVSVKENYSVRELDRQISASLFERTMLGNNKLSQTIKEAHADITNTLKDSYVFEFLNLPEPHNEGDLQKGLVKQMKNFILELGRDFLFIGEEYKVQVGNSDFYIDLLFYHRGLQCLVAFELKADKFKQEHLGQLNFYLEALDRDVKKQNENPSIGILLCKDKDSEVVEYALSRNLSPTMVSEYKTQLPDKKILQQKLHELFENSEDDKN; encoded by the coding sequence ATGGATAATAGGTTTGAGGACATTGTAAGGCTAATCAAACAGTCAAGGGCAAATGCTATCAGGGTTGTTAATGCGGAACTGATCAGCCTTTACTGGAATGTGGGCGCATACATTAAGCAAAAATTGTCTGCCGCCGAATGGGGTGATAAGACTGTTGAAGAATTGGCAATTTTCATTCAAAAAAACAACCCGGAACTGAAGGGCTTTAACAGATCAGGGCTTTACAGAATGGTGCAGTTCTTTGAAACCTATGTGTCTTCACAATTTGTCGCCTCACTGCGGCAACAAACACAACATATTGATAATGAGGAGAATAAAATTGTCGCCCCGGCGGGGACACAATTTGAGCCGCAGGACATCAGAAATACTGTTTTGGTACAGTTGAGCTGGACACATCACCGCACTATTTTCTCCCGATGCAAAACGGATGAAGAAAGGCAGTTTTACATTCAGGTAAGCGTTAAAGAAAATTATAGCGTAAGAGAACTGGACCGGCAGATTTCCGCAAGCCTTTTTGAACGCACCATGCTTGGAAACAACAAGCTCTCGCAAACGATAAAGGAAGCCCATGCAGATATAACCAATACATTGAAGGATAGCTACGTTTTTGAGTTTTTGAACCTGCCTGAACCACATAATGAGGGCGATTTACAAAAGGGGCTGGTAAAACAAATGAAAAACTTTATCCTTGAACTGGGCAGAGATTTTCTTTTTATTGGAGAAGAATATAAAGTGCAGGTAGGTAACAGCGATTTTTATATTGACCTCCTTTTTTATCATAGAGGTTTGCAATGCCTGGTGGCTTTTGAATTAAAAGCAGATAAGTTTAAACAGGAACATTTAGGGCAACTCAATTTTTACCTGGAGGCGTTGGATCGGGATGTAAAAAAACAAAATGAAAACCCAAGCATCGGTATTTTGCTTTGCAAGGACAAAGACAGTGAAGTGGTGGAGTATGCACTAAGCCGCAACCTTTCACCAACAATGGTGTCCGAGTACAAAACACAATTGCCGGACAAAAAAATATTACAGCAAAAATTACATGAGCTGTTTGAAAACAGTGAAGATGATAAAAATTAA